Proteins encoded by one window of Porphyrobacter sp. YT40:
- a CDS encoding ABC transporter ATP-binding protein gives MTSPSLAISARNLTLTLGSSDAPVTILRGIDLDVPQGQVVALLGPSGSGKSSLMAVLSGLERASGGSLTVAGADFGSLNEDGLAEARRGRIGIVLQAFHLLPTMTAAENVATPMELAAMPDAQPRALAELEAVGLGHRTGHYPTQLSGGEQQRVAIARATAPRPGLIFADEPTGNLDAATGEEIIKLLLARRAETGATLLIITHDASLAARCERVLTMADGVIVSDTAGVSA, from the coding sequence GTGACAAGCCCCTCTCTCGCGATCAGCGCCCGCAATCTTACCCTCACCCTCGGCAGCAGCGATGCGCCGGTGACGATCCTGCGGGGTATCGATCTCGACGTGCCGCAGGGGCAGGTGGTGGCGCTGCTCGGCCCCTCCGGTTCGGGCAAGAGCTCGCTGATGGCGGTGCTCTCGGGCCTCGAACGCGCCAGCGGTGGCAGCCTGACCGTGGCGGGCGCGGATTTCGGCAGCCTGAACGAGGATGGCCTCGCCGAAGCGCGCCGGGGGCGGATCGGGATCGTGTTGCAGGCCTTCCACCTGCTCCCCACCATGACCGCCGCCGAGAACGTCGCCACTCCGATGGAACTTGCCGCCATGCCCGATGCGCAGCCGCGCGCGCTGGCAGAGCTGGAGGCGGTTGGCCTCGGCCACCGCACCGGGCATTACCCTACCCAGCTTTCGGGCGGGGAGCAGCAGCGCGTCGCCATCGCCCGCGCCACCGCGCCGCGCCCCGGCCTGATCTTCGCCGACGAGCCGACCGGCAATCTCGATGCGGCCACGGGTGAGGAGATCATCAAGCTCCTGCTCGCCCGCCGCGCCGAAACCGGGGCGACGCTGCTGATCATCACCCACGACGCCAGCCTCGCCGCGCGCTGCGAGCGGGTGCTGACGATGGCGGACGGGGTGATCGTCTCCGACACGGCGGGCGTCTCCGCATGA
- a CDS encoding arylesterase has product MHKRSWSKIAVMGAGLLALAACGDAAEDAAPPPGGIAADGSPALPAVPVMGPERKIIAFGDSLFAGYGLDPRDSYPEKLENALRAKGVNADVINAGVSGDTTAAGLNRLEFTLEAQDAPPALFILELGGNDLLRGVSPEETRSNLEKMLTILKEREVPVLLMGMRSPPNVGPEYQARFDAMYRELAEEYGAALIPFWLEDIYRDPALFQSDRIHPTAEGIERLVASTLGDVEEALPPPPAS; this is encoded by the coding sequence ATGCACAAGCGCTCTTGGTCGAAAATCGCCGTCATGGGCGCTGGTTTGCTGGCTCTGGCGGCCTGCGGGGATGCGGCGGAGGATGCCGCGCCGCCGCCGGGCGGGATCGCCGCCGATGGCAGCCCGGCGCTTCCGGCGGTGCCCGTGATGGGGCCGGAGCGGAAAATCATCGCCTTCGGTGACAGTCTCTTTGCGGGATACGGCCTCGACCCGCGCGATTCATACCCGGAGAAACTTGAGAATGCGCTCAGGGCCAAGGGCGTCAACGCCGACGTCATCAATGCGGGCGTTTCCGGGGACACCACCGCCGCGGGACTGAACCGGCTGGAGTTCACGCTCGAAGCGCAGGATGCGCCCCCCGCGCTGTTCATCCTCGAACTGGGCGGAAACGATCTGCTGCGCGGTGTCTCGCCCGAGGAAACGCGGAGCAATCTCGAAAAGATGCTCACGATCCTCAAGGAGCGCGAGGTGCCGGTGCTGCTGATGGGCATGCGCAGCCCGCCCAATGTCGGCCCGGAATATCAGGCGCGCTTCGATGCGATGTATCGCGAACTCGCCGAAGAGTATGGCGCGGCGCTGATCCCGTTCTGGCTGGAGGACATCTACCGCGATCCCGCGCTGTTCCAGTCCGATCGCATCCACCCGACGGCCGAGGGGATCGAGCGGCTGGTGGCCTCGACGCTGGGCGATGTCGAAGAGGCGCTGCCCCCGCCGCCCGCGTCCTAG
- the recF gene encoding DNA replication/repair protein RecF, protein MGLSRITLENFRNHAATQLGETAHFNLLVGENGAGKTNLLEALSLLGPGRGLRRANLGDLARRASPGDPPLPFAIGASLTEAGTVSARLGTFTEAGAPARRLVRVNGAPATAASLAEWLALSWLTPAMDGLFTDSAGARRRFMDRMALAIAPDHARRVNALETALRERGKLLDTGGDARWLDAVEAQAADHGTAVARTRGELVLRLADELSALPPEPFARPALTYRPGGPLDETALRAELARGRPRDRSAGRALTGPQRDELEVTMASTGQPAAASSTGEQKAMLIAITLAHGILAAAGRPSVLLLDEVAAHLDPVRRIELFRRLREGRAQVWMTGTELAPFDAIREEAAIWRVAGGGVERL, encoded by the coding sequence ATGGGCCTCAGCCGCATCACCCTCGAAAACTTCCGCAACCACGCCGCCACGCAGCTTGGCGAGACTGCGCATTTCAACCTGCTGGTGGGGGAGAACGGCGCGGGCAAGACCAATTTGCTCGAAGCGCTGTCGCTGCTCGGGCCGGGGCGCGGCTTGCGGCGCGCCAACCTCGGCGATCTGGCGCGGCGGGCCTCACCGGGCGACCCGCCCCTCCCCTTCGCCATCGGCGCGAGCTTGACCGAGGCGGGCACGGTTTCGGCGCGGCTTGGCACCTTTACCGAGGCGGGTGCGCCTGCACGGCGGCTGGTCCGGGTCAACGGCGCGCCCGCAACCGCAGCGAGCCTCGCCGAATGGCTGGCGCTGTCGTGGCTCACCCCCGCGATGGACGGTCTCTTCACCGACAGCGCGGGCGCGCGGCGGCGGTTCATGGACCGCATGGCGCTCGCCATCGCGCCCGATCATGCGCGGCGGGTGAACGCGCTGGAGACGGCACTGCGCGAACGCGGAAAGCTGCTCGACACCGGGGGCGATGCGCGCTGGCTCGATGCGGTGGAAGCCCAGGCGGCCGATCACGGCACGGCGGTGGCGCGCACGCGGGGCGAGCTGGTGCTGCGGCTGGCGGATGAACTCTCCGCGCTCCCGCCCGAACCCTTCGCGCGGCCTGCCCTAACCTATCGCCCCGGCGGGCCGCTCGACGAGACCGCGCTGCGTGCCGAACTTGCCCGCGGCCGCCCGCGCGACCGGTCGGCCGGCCGCGCGCTCACCGGGCCGCAGCGCGATGAGCTGGAGGTCACCATGGCCTCCACCGGCCAGCCTGCCGCGGCCTCATCGACCGGCGAGCAGAAGGCGATGCTGATCGCGATCACGCTGGCGCACGGCATCCTCGCCGCAGCGGGCAGGCCGAGTGTGCTGCTGCTCGATGAAGTCGCCGCGCACCTCGATCCCGTCCGCCGCATCGAATTGTTCCGACGTTTGCGCGAAGGCCGCGCGCAGGTTTGGATGACCGGCACCGAACTCGCGCCCTTCGATGCGATCCGCGAGGAAGCGGCGATCTGGCGCGTCGCGGGCGGGGGCGTGGAGCGGCTCTAG
- a CDS encoding enoyl-CoA hydratase, with product MFAIETSNRLFAAAFSVVLSVAVFAYAIIPASPNLVA from the coding sequence ATGTTCGCCATCGAAACCAGCAACCGCCTCTTCGCCGCCGCCTTCTCGGTCGTGCTTTCCGTCGCCGTGTTTGCCTACGCGATCATCCCCGCCAGCCCCAACCTCGTCGCCTGA
- a CDS encoding enoyl-CoA hydratase: MFGSDNAVRFASAAFAVVLTVASFAYAIVPASPGLMA, from the coding sequence ATGTTTGGATCTGACAACGCCGTCCGCTTCGCCTCTGCCGCTTTCGCCGTCGTGCTGACGGTTGCCAGCTTCGCCTATGCGATCGTGCCCGCCAGCCCCGGCCTGATGGCCTGA
- a CDS encoding PspC domain-containing protein: protein MNNLDGHSNNTPPSRSFRLDKADGKIFGVCAGIGNYFGIDTMLVRIGFVAATLLGFGSPVLIYLAIALIAD from the coding sequence ATGAACAACCTCGACGGCCATTCGAACAACACCCCGCCGAGCCGCAGCTTCCGCCTCGACAAGGCCGACGGCAAGATTTTCGGCGTGTGTGCCGGGATCGGCAACTATTTCGGCATCGACACCATGCTGGTGCGCATCGGCTTCGTCGCCGCGACGCTGCTCGGCTTCGGCAGCCCGGTGCTGATCTACCTCGCGATTGCCTTGATCGCCGACTGA
- a CDS encoding SDR family oxidoreductase, translating to MAGRVAGKMALVTGGAQGLGRAHCIRLAQEGARVLATDINGSGAEETAAIINAELGDGTAFGIAHDVTKPDQWEAAVDAAREKLGGLNVLVNNAGIGVPGNIEACDFADWQRCFDINVNSIFHGCQKALPLMREHAPGSIINISSIAGLIASDTMPAYNASKAAVWMLSKSIALHCAKKGMQIRCNSVHPTFVDTPILDGTARAHALDKDVLMEKLARQIPLKFVGEPNDIANAVLYLASDESRFMTGAELKLDGGISAM from the coding sequence ATGGCAGGACGTGTAGCGGGCAAGATGGCCCTCGTGACAGGCGGCGCGCAGGGCCTAGGCCGCGCGCATTGCATCCGGCTTGCGCAGGAAGGCGCGCGGGTGCTGGCGACCGACATCAATGGCAGCGGAGCGGAAGAGACCGCCGCGATCATCAACGCCGAACTGGGTGACGGCACGGCCTTCGGCATCGCTCATGACGTGACCAAGCCCGACCAGTGGGAAGCCGCCGTCGACGCCGCGCGCGAGAAGCTCGGCGGGCTCAACGTGCTGGTCAACAATGCCGGGATCGGCGTGCCGGGCAATATCGAGGCCTGCGATTTCGCCGACTGGCAGCGCTGCTTCGACATCAACGTCAATTCGATCTTCCACGGCTGCCAGAAGGCGCTGCCGCTGATGCGCGAGCACGCACCGGGCTCGATCATCAACATCTCCAGTATCGCCGGACTGATCGCGAGCGACACCATGCCCGCCTACAACGCCAGCAAGGCGGCGGTGTGGATGCTGTCGAAGTCGATTGCGCTGCATTGCGCCAAGAAGGGGATGCAGATCCGCTGCAATTCGGTTCACCCGACCTTCGTCGACACCCCGATCCTCGACGGGACGGCACGCGCGCACGCACTCGACAAGGATGTGCTGATGGAAAAGCTGGCGCGGCAGATCCCGCTCAAGTTCGTGGGCGAGCCCAACGACATCGCCAACGCGGTGCTCTATCTGGCGAGCGACGAAAGCCGCTTCATGACCGGCGCCGAACTCAAGCTGGATGGCGGCATCAGCGCGATGTAA
- a CDS encoding NUDIX hydrolase has product MKDRDADLPEEVMWEGRFITAKKRGRWEYVGRARGIRAAAIIALDEDPDGTRHVILVSQYRVPLGRFSLEIPAGLVGDDAGAEGEDATAAAARELEEETGYRAAHMELLGEFYSSPGMVSECFTLLKATGLTRVGEGGGTEGENITVHRVALRDLARFVAEWRRAGHAVDVRIAMLLTPGFLGED; this is encoded by the coding sequence ATCAAAGACCGCGACGCCGATCTGCCTGAAGAGGTGATGTGGGAAGGCCGCTTCATCACTGCCAAAAAGCGCGGCCGCTGGGAATATGTGGGCCGCGCGCGGGGCATCCGCGCCGCCGCGATCATTGCGCTGGATGAAGACCCAGACGGCACGCGCCACGTCATCCTCGTCAGCCAGTACCGCGTGCCGCTGGGGCGCTTCAGCCTCGAAATTCCTGCCGGACTCGTCGGTGACGATGCCGGGGCCGAGGGCGAGGATGCCACCGCCGCCGCCGCGCGCGAGCTGGAGGAGGAAACCGGCTACCGCGCCGCGCACATGGAGCTGCTGGGGGAATTCTATTCCTCGCCCGGCATGGTGTCCGAATGCTTCACTTTGCTGAAGGCCACCGGCCTGACCCGCGTCGGCGAAGGCGGCGGAACCGAGGGCGAGAACATCACCGTCCACCGCGTCGCGCTGCGCGATCTCGCGCGCTTCGTCGCCGAATGGCGGCGCGCAGGGCACGCGGTCGACGTGCGCATAGCGATGCTTTTGACACCGGGATTTTTGGGAGAGGACTAG
- a CDS encoding TPM domain-containing protein, giving the protein MTYLDEAGHRLVSDAVTEAERATSGEIVTVLADASDGYTDVALLWAAGAAFTAMSVFAALPQPFLDLWDRLIGGWGHEWTTGELASMVIALGLLKFLAVLLVQKWQPLKFALIPGPVKTMRVHDQAVRQFKVGAQGRTAAHTGVLIYLSMKERRAEIVADETIAAKVSAEVWGEAMGDMLAEIRKGRIAEGLAVGVRDVGHVLAEHFPRGQEDDNELPDRLIEV; this is encoded by the coding sequence ATGACCTATCTCGATGAAGCCGGGCACCGGCTGGTCAGCGATGCCGTGACCGAAGCCGAACGCGCGACCTCGGGCGAAATCGTCACCGTGCTCGCCGATGCCTCGGACGGGTACACCGATGTCGCCCTCCTGTGGGCTGCGGGCGCGGCGTTCACCGCAATGAGCGTGTTTGCCGCCCTGCCCCAGCCCTTCCTCGACCTGTGGGACAGGCTGATCGGCGGCTGGGGCCACGAATGGACCACCGGCGAGCTTGCCAGTATGGTGATCGCGCTCGGGCTGCTGAAATTCCTCGCCGTGCTGCTGGTGCAGAAATGGCAGCCGCTGAAATTCGCGCTCATCCCTGGCCCGGTGAAGACGATGCGCGTGCACGATCAGGCGGTGCGCCAGTTCAAGGTCGGCGCGCAGGGGCGCACAGCCGCGCATACCGGCGTGCTGATCTACCTTTCGATGAAGGAGCGCCGCGCCGAGATCGTCGCCGACGAAACCATCGCCGCCAAGGTCTCCGCCGAGGTCTGGGGCGAGGCGATGGGCGACATGCTCGCCGAAATCCGCAAGGGCCGCATCGCCGAGGGCCTTGCGGTCGGCGTCCGCGATGTCGGCCATGTGCTCGCCGAACATTTCCCGCGCGGGCAGGAGGACGACAACGAGCTTCCCGACCGGCTGATCGAGGTCTAG
- a CDS encoding TPM domain-containing protein, whose product MMLRSIVALWWAVLAMLAAPLAAQSFPARPDGPVLDAAQIIPDGEEAAIDRKLRDYTAATGRVIVVATVPSLEGADPAVYARDLAETWDVGGAETEEAALLLIAPTEREMWITTARGVQDRLTDLFTGQVVRNTLRPAFREGDFGGGIDRATDQMIERLNLSPADAKAIAEAEAAARANGSEGGFPVGVLIWLAFIFFFFVLPIFAGRGRRRKYRAKGTGPWGSRGRDAADTARDIILWEVGSAVARGLLSGGGRGGGGGFGGGGGGGFGGFGGGGGGFNGGGAGGGW is encoded by the coding sequence ATGATGCTGCGTTCGATTGTGGCGCTGTGGTGGGCCGTTCTCGCCATGCTGGCGGCGCCGCTGGCTGCGCAGAGCTTTCCCGCGCGGCCCGATGGCCCGGTGCTGGATGCCGCGCAGATCATCCCCGATGGCGAGGAAGCCGCGATCGATCGAAAGCTGCGCGATTACACTGCGGCGACCGGGCGCGTCATCGTGGTCGCGACCGTGCCCTCGCTCGAGGGTGCGGACCCGGCGGTCTATGCCCGCGATCTGGCCGAGACATGGGATGTCGGCGGGGCCGAGACCGAGGAGGCTGCGCTGCTGCTGATCGCGCCGACAGAGCGCGAGATGTGGATCACCACCGCGCGCGGGGTGCAGGACCGGCTGACCGATCTGTTCACCGGCCAGGTCGTGCGCAACACGCTGCGCCCGGCCTTCCGCGAAGGCGATTTCGGCGGCGGGATCGACCGCGCGACCGACCAGATGATCGAGCGCCTCAATCTCTCGCCCGCCGATGCCAAGGCCATCGCCGAGGCCGAGGCGGCAGCGCGCGCCAACGGCAGCGAAGGCGGCTTTCCGGTCGGCGTGCTGATCTGGCTGGCCTTCATATTCTTTTTCTTCGTGCTACCGATCTTTGCCGGTCGCGGGCGGCGGCGTAAATATCGAGCCAAAGGCACCGGGCCGTGGGGCAGCCGTGGCCGCGATGCTGCGGACACGGCGCGCGACATCATCCTGTGGGAAGTCGGCTCGGCGGTGGCGCGGGGGCTTCTCTCCGGCGGTGGCCGCGGCGGGGGTGGCGGTTTCGGCGGCGGCGGCGGAGGCGGCTTTGGCGGCTTCGGCGGCGGTGGCGGCGGCTTCAACGGCGGCGGCGCGGGGGGAGGCTGGTGA
- a CDS encoding LemA family protein produces the protein MTFTTMLRGALAAVAALSLAACGINSVPTKEEAAKARWADVESAYQRRADLIPNLVSTVRGAAASEGKILEDVINARSRATSIQLSADDLDDPAKFQAFEEAQGELGSALSRLMVVTENYPQLRSQEGFLALQDQLEGTENRIDNARTKYNAAVQDYNTTIRTFPDSIGANIIHGAEPMQGFKAKPGADVAPEVNFDTAN, from the coding sequence ATGACATTCACCACCATGCTGCGCGGCGCGCTTGCCGCCGTCGCCGCGCTCAGCCTTGCGGCTTGCGGCATCAACTCGGTCCCGACCAAGGAAGAAGCCGCCAAGGCGCGCTGGGCCGATGTCGAGAGCGCCTATCAGCGCCGGGCCGATCTCATCCCCAATCTCGTCTCCACCGTTCGCGGCGCGGCCGCGTCCGAGGGCAAGATCCTCGAAGACGTGATCAACGCCCGTTCGCGCGCCACCAGCATCCAGCTCTCCGCCGACGATCTCGACGATCCGGCCAAGTTCCAGGCCTTCGAAGAGGCGCAGGGCGAGCTCGGCTCGGCGCTGTCGCGGCTGATGGTGGTGACCGAAAACTATCCGCAGCTGCGCAGCCAGGAGGGCTTTCTCGCGTTGCAGGACCAGCTCGAGGGCACCGAAAACCGGATCGACAACGCGCGCACCAAATACAACGCGGCGGTGCAGGACTATAACACCACGATCCGCACCTTCCCCGACAGCATCGGCGCGAACATCATCCACGGGGCCGAACCGATGCAGGGCTTCAAGGCCAAGCCCGGTGCCGATGTCGCGCCCGAGGTCAACTTCGACACCGCCAATTGA
- the mscL gene encoding large conductance mechanosensitive channel protein MscL, protein MLSDFKAFIAKGNVMDLAVGVIIGAAFGTIVKSLTDDIIMPIVGWVFGNVDFSDRYWVLSGEVEPGTPLAAAREAGANVLGLGAFVSTIINFVILAFIIFLMVRYVKKISEQFSKPEEASPAGPTEVELLVEIRDALRK, encoded by the coding sequence ATGCTGTCGGATTTCAAGGCTTTCATCGCCAAGGGCAATGTCATGGATCTTGCCGTGGGCGTCATCATCGGCGCCGCCTTCGGCACGATCGTCAAATCGCTGACCGATGACATCATCATGCCGATCGTCGGCTGGGTGTTCGGCAATGTCGACTTTTCCGACCGTTACTGGGTGCTCTCGGGCGAGGTCGAGCCGGGCACGCCGCTCGCCGCCGCGCGCGAGGCCGGAGCCAACGTGCTGGGGCTGGGCGCTTTCGTGTCGACCATCATCAACTTCGTGATCCTTGCCTTCATCATCTTCCTGATGGTGCGCTATGTGAAGAAGATCAGCGAACAGTTCTCCAAGCCCGAGGAAGCCTCGCCCGCCGGCCCGACCGAGGTCGAGCTGCTGGTCGAAATCCGGGACGCGCTGAGGAAATAA
- a CDS encoding N-succinylarginine dihydrolase, with protein sequence MSLTEINFDGIVGPSHNYAGLSLGNIASASHAGDPSYPRAAALQGVAKMRGNLARLGVQGFLLPLPRPNTALQQALALDGSEPPQLRAAPWSASSMWTANAATVSPAPDTADGRCHLTPANLVTMLHRAQEWPDTQAQLRIAFGDTRHFAIHDAVPPSFGDEGAANHMRLCESHEAPGVEVFVWGKTGGRFPARQHEQASRLVARAHGLDPARTVFIEQNPAAIAAGAFHNDVVSVANGRVLFTHAEAFADQQGAYEAIRAAFPALEVVEVPSSAVTLEEAIRTYLFNAQLLTLPSGEMALIVPEECRESAAVWGWVEAMLAGNGPIRQVIPVDVRQSMANGGGPACLRLRVVCDPATVDPRFLLDDAKADLIERTIAAHWPEQIDPSDLGTETLAASVIAARLALLKALDLAQLG encoded by the coding sequence ATGAGCCTGACCGAAATCAATTTCGACGGGATCGTCGGCCCCTCGCACAATTATGCGGGGCTCAGCCTCGGCAATATCGCCAGTGCGAGCCATGCGGGCGATCCGTCCTATCCGCGCGCCGCGGCCTTGCAGGGTGTGGCGAAGATGCGCGGCAATCTGGCGCGGCTAGGCGTGCAGGGCTTCCTGCTGCCGCTGCCCCGTCCCAATACCGCCTTGCAACAAGCGCTGGCGCTGGACGGCAGCGAGCCGCCGCAGCTGCGCGCCGCGCCGTGGTCGGCCTCCTCGATGTGGACAGCGAACGCGGCAACCGTCTCCCCCGCCCCCGACACCGCCGACGGGCGCTGCCACCTGACCCCCGCCAACCTCGTCACCATGCTCCACCGCGCGCAGGAGTGGCCCGACACGCAGGCCCAGCTCAGGATCGCTTTCGGTGACACCCGCCACTTCGCTATCCACGATGCGGTGCCGCCCAGCTTCGGCGACGAAGGCGCGGCCAATCACATGCGGCTGTGCGAAAGCCACGAGGCACCGGGCGTCGAGGTGTTCGTCTGGGGCAAGACCGGCGGCCGCTTCCCCGCGCGCCAGCACGAACAGGCGAGCCGCCTCGTCGCCCGCGCGCACGGGCTCGATCCGGCGCGCACCGTGTTCATCGAACAGAACCCGGCTGCGATCGCTGCCGGCGCGTTTCACAATGATGTGGTCTCTGTGGCCAATGGCCGGGTGCTCTTCACCCATGCCGAGGCCTTTGCCGACCAGCAGGGCGCCTATGAGGCGATCCGCGCGGCCTTCCCCGCGCTCGAGGTGGTCGAGGTGCCCTCGTCGGCCGTCACGCTCGAAGAGGCGATCCGCACCTATCTGTTCAACGCTCAGCTTCTGACGCTTCCGAGCGGCGAGATGGCGCTGATCGTTCCCGAGGAATGCCGCGAGAGCGCCGCCGTGTGGGGCTGGGTCGAAGCGATGCTCGCCGGCAATGGCCCGATCCGGCAGGTAATCCCGGTCGACGTGCGCCAGTCGATGGCCAATGGCGGCGGCCCCGCCTGTCTGCGCCTGCGGGTGGTGTGCGACCCTGCGACCGTCGACCCGCGCTTCCTGCTCGATGATGCCAAGGCCGACCTGATCGAGCGCACCATCGCCGCACACTGGCCGGAACAAATCGACCCGTCCGATCTTGGAACAGAGACACTTGCAGCGAGCGTGATTGCGGCACGGCTCGCCCTGCTGAAGGCGCTCGATCTGGCACAGCTTGGTTAA
- a CDS encoding arginine N-succinyltransferase, which produces MTFRLRAARASDLEALYEMAKLTGGGFTNLPPDRAALKAKLERAEGAFAQDSETLADELFVLVLENARTGAVRGTCQLMSQVGQRWPFYSYRLNTLTQCSQELDRTVRAELLSLVTDLEGSSEVGGLFLHPNERAGGLGLLLARSRYLFVAMHRKRFADRILAELRGIIDERGGSPFWDGVAGRFFGMSFQDADYFNAINGNQFIADLMPKHPVYIAMLDDDARSVIGVPHPTGRAAMRMLEGEGFRHDGYVDIFDGGPTMTAHTDMVTSVKNSVSARITALSVDEGEKAILATGRLGTFRACFGARVLDGEGGIAIDSVSADVLDVAEGDEVWSVGR; this is translated from the coding sequence GTGACCTTCCGCCTGCGCGCCGCGCGTGCCTCCGATCTCGAGGCGCTCTACGAAATGGCCAAGCTGACCGGCGGGGGGTTCACCAACCTGCCGCCCGATCGCGCCGCGCTGAAGGCCAAATTGGAACGCGCCGAGGGGGCCTTCGCGCAGGACAGCGAAACGCTGGCGGACGAGCTGTTCGTGCTGGTGCTCGAAAACGCCCGCACCGGCGCGGTGCGCGGCACCTGCCAGCTGATGAGTCAGGTCGGCCAGCGCTGGCCGTTCTATTCCTACCGCCTCAACACGCTGACCCAGTGTTCGCAGGAACTCGACCGCACGGTGCGCGCCGAGCTGCTCAGCCTCGTCACCGACCTGGAAGGATCGAGCGAGGTCGGCGGGCTGTTCCTCCACCCCAACGAGCGCGCCGGGGGGCTTGGCCTGCTGCTCGCCCGGTCGCGCTACCTGTTCGTGGCGATGCACCGCAAACGCTTTGCCGATCGCATTCTGGCGGAATTGCGCGGGATCATCGACGAGCGCGGCGGATCGCCCTTCTGGGACGGCGTCGCGGGCCGTTTCTTCGGGATGAGCTTTCAGGACGCGGACTATTTCAATGCGATCAACGGCAACCAGTTCATCGCCGACCTGATGCCCAAGCACCCGGTCTATATTGCGATGCTCGATGATGATGCGAGGAGCGTGATCGGCGTGCCCCACCCCACGGGGCGCGCAGCGATGCGGATGCTCGAAGGCGAAGGCTTCCGCCACGATGGCTATGTCGACATCTTCGACGGCGGGCCGACGATGACCGCGCATACCGACATGGTCACCAGCGTGAAGAATTCGGTATCCGCGCGGATCACGGCGCTTTCGGTGGACGAAGGCGAGAAGGCGATCCTCGCCACCGGGCGGCTGGGCACCTTCCGCGCCTGTTTCGGCGCACGGGTGCTCGATGGCGAAGGCGGCATCGCGATCGATTCGGTCAGCGCCGATGTGCTCGACGTGGCCGAAGGCGATGAAGTGTGGAGCGTGGGGCGATGA
- a CDS encoding hydrolase codes for MREDATLTAIDSAAMLAQVQAWSAINTGTGNLAGLAAQAGALAEAFGALPGTVELVDPAPVTAIAADGSAFEKPHGQHLVVRVRPQANRRILLTGHMDTVFPEDHAFQHQRWLDGETLNGPGVADMKGGIAVMLHALLAFEQTPGASALGYDVLINSDEETGSLASADLIAQLAAGKLAALTYEPAALPDGTLAHERGGTGNYSITVTGKSAHAGRNPHEGRNAVVAAADLILRLKALESADITINPAKLEGGAANNVVPDHALLRFNVRPKTVEAGAAFDSRLSDLLRDIETAYQVSTHRHGGVTRPPKKVDARAQALFDLVRECGAELGQDIRWQSTGGVCDGNNIAACGVPVVDTMGVRGGAIHSPDEYLIVPSLAERARLSASVIERLASGALQ; via the coding sequence ATGAGAGAGGATGCGACCCTGACCGCTATCGACAGCGCCGCCATGCTCGCGCAGGTGCAGGCATGGAGCGCGATCAACACCGGCACCGGCAACCTCGCCGGACTGGCCGCGCAGGCCGGCGCGCTGGCAGAGGCCTTCGGTGCGCTTCCCGGCACGGTGGAACTGGTCGATCCCGCGCCCGTCACCGCAATTGCCGCCGATGGTTCGGCATTCGAGAAACCTCACGGCCAGCATCTGGTGGTGCGCGTGCGCCCGCAGGCCAATCGCCGTATTCTGCTGACGGGGCACATGGATACGGTGTTCCCCGAAGATCACGCCTTCCAGCACCAGCGCTGGCTCGATGGGGAAACTCTGAACGGGCCGGGTGTGGCCGACATGAAAGGCGGGATTGCGGTGATGCTCCACGCGCTGCTGGCTTTCGAGCAGACCCCCGGCGCGAGCGCGCTGGGCTATGACGTGCTGATCAATTCCGACGAGGAGACCGGCTCGCTCGCCAGCGCCGATCTGATTGCGCAGCTTGCGGCGGGCAAGCTGGCCGCGCTGACCTACGAGCCCGCCGCGCTCCCCGATGGCACGCTGGCGCATGAGCGGGGCGGCACGGGCAACTATTCGATCACGGTCACCGGCAAGAGCGCCCATGCCGGCCGCAACCCGCACGAAGGCCGCAATGCGGTGGTCGCCGCCGCCGATCTGATCCTGCGACTGAAGGCGCTGGAGAGCGCCGATATCACCATCAACCCCGCCAAGCTCGAAGGCGGCGCGGCGAACAACGTCGTCCCCGATCACGCGCTGCTGCGCTTCAACGTGCGGCCCAAGACGGTCGAGGCGGGCGCGGCGTTCGACAGCCGGCTCAGTGATTTGCTGCGCGATATTGAAACCGCTTACCAAGTTTCCACCCACCGCCACGGCGGTGTCACCCGTCCGCCCAAAAAGGTCGACGCGCGCGCGCAAGCTCTGTTCGATCTCGTGCGCGAATGCGGCGCGGAGCTTGGGCAGGACATCCGCTGGCAATCGACCGGCGGGGTGTGCGACGGCAACAACATCGCCGCCTGCGGCGTCCCCGTGGTCGACACGATGGGCGTTCGCGGCGGCGCAATCCATTCCCCGGACGAATATCTGATCGTCCCCAGCCTCGCCGAACGCGCCCGCCTTTCGGCCAGCGTGATCGAGCGTCTTGCCTCAGGAGCCCTCCAGTGA